The sequence below is a genomic window from Lolium perenne isolate Kyuss_39 chromosome 4, Kyuss_2.0, whole genome shotgun sequence.
TGTGCGGAACCGGGTACAGCATGTCTTCGTGGACCCAGCCGCTCTCACTATAACTCCAGGCTCTCGTTTTCGAGGAGTATATGTCCGCTCCGATAAGGTATCCATGCTCGTTCTTCTGGAGGGCAAAGAGGTGGAAGTGTCCGGAGGAGGAGGCGGGGTCGACGGCCAGATGCAGCTGCATCTCCGACCTGTCGGTGTGGCCGTTGCCGGGCAAGACGACCCACTGCTCGGTGGCCGGGTTGCACACCACGTAGTCAGCTTCGTTCCTCGGGGAAGCCTTCCAGCAGAGGCAGACGAGAAGGCCGTTGGAGCAGTGCCTGGGGGCGACGCTTCTGTACAGCCCACTCGGCAAGAAGGACAGGGAGGGGGAGACGACCTGATGCTCTTTCACTATGCTCACGAAATCAGGAACCGATGGCGCGTCATCGCCCGAGTCGTATTCATCAGCAATGTCCtcgtcttcttcgtcgtcgtcgtcatcgtctccACTGGCGAGATCGGGAGACGACACGGTACTGCCATCGCTGGGGCTTGGCATGTCAATACAGCGGAAGAAGCCGGTGAGCGTCTGGGGGAGGTTGGCGCGGTAGTTggggtgggcgatgaggtcgtggAGCCAGTGCTGGGAGACGCACTTGAAGCGGCAGACTGATTTGGCCGGGAGCCGCGAGAGGATCTCGACGATGAGGTCGTCCGTGAGGTCGGCGGCGGGGTTGCGGTTGCCGCATCTCTTCGCCGACCGATCCATCCACCCGAACGAAGACCGCAGGCCTACCTGGAGCAGCAGACAGAAGGAGAGATCTGGAAGATCAATCCGGCGGAGAGAAGAAGCTTTTCTTAGACTAGAGAATGTAGACGTACCAAGGAAAAAGGGTGTGGCCGGAAGCAGGCGCGGCACTCCGGCGGATATATCGAAGGGCACAACAACCGTGCCTGGGTTGGGCGAATCCGAGTCCGACCTATGTAGGTGTTCAGCAGTAAGGAAACTTGGAATTAGGCGCACAATTTACGCGATTGAATTCTCGAGAGGATATTCTCCACATCCGTCTTCTTGAGATCGATCCGGCGCGAACTTTCCGTCGTGATTGGGATACTCGGAAGATTTGGGTTACCCCGTGAGCCCTGGCCCGTGAAGGAGTCCGCTAATTGTTCTATTCATTTTCTTGATAAGGAGTCCATCAGGTTTGTGCTACGCGCCAGCCCACATGCTGAACAACTCTAGTTTTTTTTTGGGGTGGGGGGGTGACATAAACGATAATAGTTGTTGTCTATCCATCAAAGAAGAAGAAATAGATCTGTTGAAACACTCTGTGAAAAACACCACAAAATTACTCTCGCAGAAAATTTGTTACTCGACCTTCTCCTTAACCAAAAAACCCAGTGGCCTAGAAAGAAATCTACTCATCGACAGTCACCAATCTACATCGTGTCAAATCCTCACGAGTGATGAGGAAGGTCACCTTACAAGGGCGAAGAGGGTCATGCTGACCTATTGCGTTCCTTCCATATATTCCAAAATGCATAGATGACCAGCCCACGAAAAACATATCCGATGCTCCTTCGCATTGGCACGCAACAACATATCACACCAGCATCACGATATAAAAAGCTTGTCAGTGCTAGCAAAAAGGACACCATTCCAACTAGCCAGCAATGAGAGAACCACGTCTCCACATACAAACCACAAAGCACACACCGATTCTCATGAGGCTAATCGTGCATCTCAAGGTTGTGAAGAGCCAAAAAAATCAAAGAGACGAGATTTGTGTTCACCTTTTGCGTCCCAAATTGTCCTTGTCTGAAAAGGGATAGCtaaccaaaaactatgccacataTAGGGACTTGGGCGAATATACCCGTCTGAAGAGTGAACCCATCTAAAGGAGTCAGCTTGGGGCAATGGTGACATATCATGGCTCCTCAAACTCTTAAATAAGGTCCATAAGTTGAGCTACATCCCTAAGCCTAGCAACCGACTTGATGAAATAACAATTTGTTCCAAAAAAAATAATATCTTATTTTATAGAAATTCTTTATATCAAATTAACGTGGGATGTAAACTACACATAGAGGGGAAAAGGGATCCTAGAGTTAATTTAGTAGGAAAATACAAACTAGTGGTTTCTGCTCGATTTAGACCGGGAAATCGTAAGGAGAAGGAAATTGATCTTATGAACCTTTGATTTTTCCATTAGTGATCGTTCTCTTACTCCTATTCAATGATTCTTCTCTTCCTCGATGCAGTCTTGAATATGCAAaggatacaattctttatcaggcCACCACGCAACTATTACTCCCTCTCTTACATAATACTTATCGGGcttttagtttaaatttgagCTAAAACCGCGACAAAATTTATGTAAAAGAGGGAGTATCATGCCTAAAAAGGTCCTTACGGCCATTGCCGACTTTGACGCAAGCATGAAAAGTATGGCAACTATGTCTCGGAAGCCATCCCAAGATTGTCCATCGTCCATCCCTGGAGGAACCATGGGCAACGAAGAAAGATAAGAGCCCTTCCAAATCTATCCAAATCAATGATGCCAAGATAGCCTAAGGAATTGGGATTGAGAAGGGACTTTCTGAGTAGGTGCTCAGTGCACACCTATACGTGGACTGTTTATAGGTGCATCAAGATCCACGCTATCTCTTTTCTTTATTCTCAaacttattttttattttttgtatcAGCCACGCCATACAATCTTTGAAGTTGAAACTTAGCAAATTACTCAAACATAAAAACTAGATTGTGCCAAAAGTAGTTCAAATTGTTTTTACATTAACTATATCTATATTTAAATTGCACAAAAATTCTTAACTATTTTTCCAACATTCTAGTTGTTATGTTTCAGTGACTTGCAAAGTTTCAAGTCCATATATAATATATGTTGTGAGACATGAAAAAAATGTGAAAAAGATGATGGTGTGCACACAACTTTTTGTTTGGGCCTACAAACCGGACTCAAGTTTATGAGTGCGTCACTGTCCACAGCTGGCTCATCATCGGCACCCCGCCAAGTATAATTCCTCCGAATCAGCATGTGAGATGTGACTATCAAAAACCTTCCGGTGGTACTTAGACGACAAGACCCAGTCTACAAAGATAAGATAACGGTATAGCTCGTACTGTTATGTGCTGCCCCAAATCATGCCGATTCGGCACTGAAATTTCTTTAACCGTGTGTGCGTGTGCCGTGTGGTGGCTTGTAAACTGGCGTTTGATCACCTGGCTATCTCGAAGAGAAAAACACAGCTAGCTAGTCGGTACAGACCACATCCAACGGTGAGACAGCTCTCTGCATATATTATGTGCTGGCTTTGCCCAAGACGTGGCCTTCAAGTCCCAAATTAAACACCATTTTGTACAGTACTAGTTCTTCTTGTTAAGTCGCCCCATATATAACACTTCTTTCGGCTCATTTATTTGTGTTGTGTGCAAGGTCTTGGTTGTGTGCTAGCTCTTGCCTTGCATCAGCCAAAAGTGACAGGTTTTTCAGCAGGTGATCGAATCGATTCCATCGATGGAGAAGATAATGGAGGTGAGAGCTCGATCTGTAACCTGATGTGTCTTCCATCCCATGCATCGATTGCATTCTTGTGAAGATCAATCTGTTTTCTGATGCCCGTGTTAAAATTGGCGCCTGCAGCAGGAGGGGACGTTGCAGAGACAGCGGGCGTCGGTGCCGGCGTTCGGCGAATGGGACCAGATGAAGGCCGCCGGCGTTCTGcctgactactccatggacttcacCAAGATCCGCGCCGCCAGGATGCAGCGCAAAAGCATGCCCTCCCTCTGGTCCAGCGCCGGCAGTGCACCAGAGGTTgtgggcggcggcgacgacgacgatcgGAACCACGTCAAGCAGCACTCCGAGCACGGGGACGACGATCGCCGCCactgccaccaccgccgccagcaCAGCGACGGCACCGACCTCCGCCGGCCGCTCCGCCCAGAAGCACCCAAGGTCAGCTTAGTATAACTTAACTGAAGTAATTAAGCTACTTAACTGACAATTCCCATGCTCGAAAAACTGATAATTCCCAGAAGGCGAGCGCTGGGCGTCGGCCGACCGATTTGGGGGGAAAATCGGTCGCCCCCGCCCCATAGGATGGGCCCCGTGTGACCCTTCGATGCTGCTAGTGGAAAACGTCGCTTTCCGTTGCCCCACCTGGAAACGTCTCTTTCTGTATACGTCACCCACGTTCCCTGACCTGTACTTATTCATGCAAACCTCACTATGCTGGCTCTTCCGTGCATACAAATTGGTTCGTAGACGGAATACAAGAACTCACATCTCAAAACTTTTTTTACGGCAATACTAGAGATTAATTTACAACAAAAGTTTACCCAGTTTCcaacaaaaaaaatataaaaaatccAACATTAATCATATCTGAAAAatctctttacaacaaaattagagattaATTCACAACAAGAAATTTCACAGTTTCCAACAAACAATAGTAACAAAAGCCAACATTAAGCATATCTGACAATCTCTTTACAACAATATCAGAGATTAATTTACAACAAAAATTCCCACAGTTTCCAACAAAAGGTAGTAACAAAAGACAACATTAATCATACTTCAAAAATCTCTTTGCACCAATAATAGatattaaattacaacaaaaGATTTCACGATTTTCAATAAAAAATAGTAACAAATCTAACATTAATCCAATCAGAAAAACTCTTTGCACATTACAGGATGGTTAACAACAATTAGTACCACAATTTTCAACAATAATTTCATACCTTTTTAACAAAAGAACACTTAGATTACATCAATTCCAACATTATAGTTCTCTGTGCGGAATCAATTTCCACCATATTACAGTAGATATTTTCAGCAAAAATTATGGAGGATTCCAACAAAAAATTCGACTACTTCACCATTGCAAATTTACTATGAAAAATCCCTTTACAACATACTGCATAGATGGTTCCCACAAAAAACACCCACATTTCCAACAAAAGAACACATTGGAAAACTTACATTGGTGTTCCTCTTCCATGTTAAACTGACGGCGGAGGTCCTCTCCCGTGACCTCCTCCTCTGCGTCGGTGCGGGGAAATGGGCCTGAGCCGtacccgtccccgccccacacCTCTTTGGCATCTCCACTAGTATCTCCTGCGCCGGCGACCTTGGTGGTACATGTGGTTGCTGCGGTGGCCTTGCAACAACGGCGGCAAATAGGTAGATGTTGTTGGAGCCCGCCCATCTCCGTCCATGGCCACCGGCGCCGGCGCCTTCTACTCCTCGGCAGCTGTCGTCAGTCGCCTCCCTGCTCCTCCCGCCTCCACCTCCGTCccagcgccgccagcgccgccgtcAGCCCACCGCTCGCGCCGCCCTACTCCTCCCGCCTCCACCTCGTCCCCCCGCAGCCAGCGCCGCCCCTGGCCCCAGAATGGTCGAGGGTGGTGGCCCTCGTGGCGGACGGCGCCGTCGCTGCCCCGCCCAACCCCGCCTCCGCCTCCGTTCACGGCCGCCGCCTCCACAGAAGTGGTGACGGGGCATTCGTAGGCGGTCGCGAGCACGATGGGGATTTGGGAGAGATTGACTAGTGGAGGTCGGGTCCGTGGAGGTCTGGAGGAGATAAGGCCCGTTTCTGTATGCCACGTAACAGGGACACGCGGCGCGAGGAGACACGACCGATTTCtgctgatgaatcggtgggcgaaTTACAAGCGTTTTCCTTCCCAGAATATGCGAAACCGACCAGCTATTCATCGGGCAGAGAGATATAGTTATGCGTTGATCAACAACTGTTTATCGGATAATGCGACTCAGAATTAGCTGGAGAGATGTCGTTGCCAACTGCAACGTGCTTCCCACCTTTTTCTTCATGACATTTTCGTTTAGTGCCGCCAAAAGTATTAACATGTGCAGTTCGTTTATTTTGGACCAAATTATATTATCTATGAATAAATCGATTTGATTCAGTTCTAAATTTATCAGGCGAGGAGCAAAGTGAAGGACTATCTGTTTGGTTGCGTGGGTGGATGGTGAAACCGAGGTTGCACCTGTACCAAGAACCATCTCGCCAATCGATCAAGAAACG
It includes:
- the LOC127295267 gene encoding uncharacterized protein isoform X1; translated protein: MEKIMEQEGTLQRQRASVPAFGEWDQMKAAGVLPDYSMDFTKIRAARMQRKSMPSLWSSAGSAPEVVGGGDDDDRNHVKQHSEHGDDDRRHCHHRRQHSDGTDLRRPLRPEAPKARSKVKDYLFGCVGGW
- the LOC127295267 gene encoding uncharacterized protein isoform X2, whose amino-acid sequence is MEKIMEEGTLQRQRASVPAFGEWDQMKAAGVLPDYSMDFTKIRAARMQRKSMPSLWSSAGSAPEVVGGGDDDDRNHVKQHSEHGDDDRRHCHHRRQHSDGTDLRRPLRPEAPKARSKVKDYLFGCVGGW